Proteins from a single region of Stutzerimonas stutzeri:
- a CDS encoding OsmC family protein: MTMKTISARGQMNAGMTIEVECGNHRLVMDQPKSAAGQDLGPTPLEAILAAVAGCFGTIGRFIAHQQKIELRGMRFEIEADYDPAGLLGRDPAVRPGFQELRIKVDIDADLDRAGKQAMLALIEQRCPVADNLTHGTRLVSVLL, from the coding sequence ATGACAATGAAAACCATCAGCGCACGCGGACAGATGAACGCAGGGATGACTATCGAAGTCGAGTGCGGCAATCATCGCCTGGTCATGGATCAACCAAAGAGCGCTGCAGGTCAGGACCTTGGCCCCACCCCGCTGGAGGCCATTCTGGCCGCCGTAGCCGGCTGCTTCGGAACTATCGGCCGCTTCATCGCCCACCAACAGAAGATCGAACTACGTGGCATGCGTTTCGAGATCGAAGCAGATTACGACCCGGCGGGCTTGCTCGGTCGCGATCCTGCTGTACGACCAGGCTTTCAGGAGTTGCGCATAAAGGTGGACATAGACGCCGATTTGGATCGAGCCGGCAAGCAGGCGATGCTGGCGCTGATCGAGCAGCGCTGTCCTGTGGCTGACAATCTCACCCATGGCACTCGGCTCGTCAGCGTGTTGCTTTGA
- a CDS encoding amidohydrolase family protein, with amino-acid sequence MPKLLSLSVLLVLSQFAAAEGRDYRYSDAHLHYVDFFQETDGMQKLLDAMDAGGIDHVMISGIPVAKKWHENEPKRPRYYAGDDAPVYWYSATDVLVAAALEELDEEQRKRFHPFLSGFNPNDKNADAHIRRMLELHPGLWQGLGEIFTRHDDVTALTEGDTPRANNEALARVYHLAAEFDLPVMLHSNITSKRERNPLYLVELEEPLRNHPHTRFIWAHAGTSMELHRHQEKLTFLHETVSRLLDDYPNLYIDLSWTMLKPYLLDEQGRPDSKWVALVARHPTRFVIGSDVVGRFNNLAVGMKAFEPFLDALPEAVARGVARDNFLALLPAKRQAVVR; translated from the coding sequence ATTCCGAAATTGCTTTCCCTATCCGTGCTCTTGGTGCTGTCGCAGTTTGCTGCAGCTGAAGGACGCGATTACCGCTATAGCGATGCGCATCTGCATTACGTGGATTTTTTCCAGGAAACCGACGGCATGCAGAAGTTGCTCGATGCGATGGACGCTGGTGGTATCGATCATGTGATGATCAGTGGCATCCCCGTCGCGAAGAAATGGCACGAGAACGAGCCCAAGCGCCCGCGTTACTACGCGGGTGACGATGCGCCGGTCTATTGGTATAGCGCTACCGACGTGCTGGTCGCTGCGGCGCTGGAAGAGCTGGATGAGGAGCAGCGCAAGCGGTTCCATCCATTCCTTTCCGGATTCAATCCCAATGACAAGAATGCCGATGCGCATATCCGCCGCATGCTCGAGCTGCATCCTGGTCTTTGGCAAGGCTTGGGCGAGATATTCACGCGCCATGACGACGTTACAGCGCTGACCGAAGGTGACACGCCGCGAGCCAACAACGAAGCGCTGGCGAGGGTCTATCACCTGGCGGCTGAATTCGATCTGCCGGTGATGCTGCACTCGAACATCACCTCCAAACGTGAGCGCAATCCGCTTTATCTGGTCGAGCTGGAAGAGCCGCTGCGCAACCATCCGCATACGCGTTTCATCTGGGCTCACGCCGGTACCAGCATGGAATTGCATCGGCACCAAGAGAAGCTGACCTTCCTGCACGAGACGGTTAGCCGGTTGCTAGACGATTATCCCAATCTGTACATCGACTTATCGTGGACGATGCTCAAGCCCTATCTACTGGACGAGCAGGGCCGTCCTGACTCCAAGTGGGTGGCGCTTGTGGCGCGGCATCCTACGCGCTTTGTGATCGGTTCCGATGTCGTGGGGCGCTTCAATAATCTCGCGGTTGGGATGAAGGCGTTCGAGCCCTTCCTCGATGCGCTTCCCGAGGCGGTCGCGCGCGGCGTGGCACGGGACAATTTCCTCGCACTGTTGCCAGCCAAGCGCCAGGCTGTTGTGCGCTGA
- a CDS encoding DUF3859 domain-containing protein — protein sequence MSLPRFVLVAFVFGMSAPLVHAQVEVVGAVEYGVFETLKEDFQPGERVLSRRDQPMRQTTEVPARLGSKFGLRYRLAGKREVDTPLTLLYLTPGVVTPDGQRHDKFEVVQSLMPGVESDVMAFEFTEPHEVVAGEWRLMVFQGDRKLAEQTFEVR from the coding sequence ATGTCGTTACCTCGTTTTGTCTTGGTCGCCTTTGTGTTCGGAATGAGTGCGCCCTTGGTACATGCCCAGGTCGAAGTCGTCGGCGCGGTGGAATACGGTGTGTTCGAAACGCTGAAAGAGGACTTTCAACCTGGCGAGCGCGTGCTCTCGCGGCGCGATCAGCCAATGCGGCAGACCACCGAGGTGCCGGCGCGACTTGGTAGTAAGTTCGGCTTACGCTATCGCTTGGCCGGGAAACGGGAAGTGGACACACCCCTTACTCTCTTGTACCTGACGCCAGGGGTGGTGACTCCTGATGGGCAGCGCCATGACAAATTCGAAGTCGTGCAGAGTCTGATGCCGGGCGTGGAAAGCGACGTGATGGCGTTCGAGTTCACTGAGCCTCATGAGGTGGTCGCGGGCGAGTGGCGTCTGATGGTCTTTCAGGGTGACCGCAAGTTGGCTGAGCAAACTTTTGAGGTGAGATAA